The nucleotide sequence taaaatgtcTTAAGAATATGATTTCcataaatcaaaatttctttaattaaaataagaaataaatttttaaatttaattacatGCTTTATCTAGGAAATAATTCTTaatcaaaaaaatataattaattaagaaataatTTCCTAActaattagaaaatttataattaaaatttcttaattaattcagaatttttcaaatttatatttttctaaaattattttagaaacttttCAAGATTAAAATTTCCTAACTAATTAGGaaactttcaaaaaatgaaaaatttcttaataaattcaagatattttaaattaaaattttctaaattattatagaatattttcaaattaaaatttcctacatTATTTCAAAAACCTTCTAAAATTGAAATTTCCTAAcaaattaggatttttttttaaaaaacaatagaatttctttataaaataaaaaaaattcaaaattaattatatgGCTAATTAtgaatcataaaataattttatgatcatgtcaAAGTACAAtcaggctctaataccactaCTGGGGAGCCCAACGTAGTTGCATGCTAAAGCACGTTTCGTAAACTTACGCAACAGAAATTATAAAcaacaataaatctaatttattataATATACACACCACATGTATACAAGGATACATATCATGTATACATGATcgcaatataaaattttacaaaatttaatttactCTAGATATACCTGACGAATAATATAGAGTGGAAAGGGCATCAACCAAGTGACATTAAGAAGtctcgcctctattcatatctACACCGAGAACTCCTCAAGATGACTTCAAAAGTCATGAGTTCCGTCTTCACAAAGGTACTAGCCTTGCGTACGAAGACGAGCCGATCCGAGAGAAGGATCTTGGTTCGATTCATGTCCGGCAGTCGAAGCAACCCGATGACATGAAACAAAGTGAACAACGACATTGTAGCCATTATCTAGAAGGTGTAAAACCCATTGCCGATGTGGAACAACGAGTCCGAGATGTCGAATGCCTGGAAGAAGCCGACGGAAAGCTGACACAACCCAAAGGATGGGTTGTCGGCAATGGATAGCAACTGACGACTACTGTTGTCTTGCTTGGCGGCCACTGCCAGCATCCTACGCTAGCTGTGGATGGCTCCAGACGGTGGTAGCTGGACGAAGGGGAACTGGGGCACCGATGGATGGTCCGACGATGGCTGGTCAGCGACGAAACAAGAGGGGGCAGCCCCTCTTGTAGTCAGCGacaaggagaggaggaagagaaagagagggagagaaaacctAACGTTTAGATTTTTCTTATTCGATCATATTTTCTCTTTTCAACCCGGATATAAATATATCTCTTAACGAGTTTGAATCCACATCGAAATCCGTTAACCCATTAACCTGATCCACCaacttaagtttggttcaagacCCAACTAGGTTTGGTTCAAAATAAAATCCTTGATTCAATAACCAAACctcatttaattaaaatcaaatcaatttgatttataatttaacTAAAAAAGGTCCAACTCATCTTCAGAAGACGTGACTCACCCACACTCTCATTTTAACAAAATATCTTCTATATTTGCCCTTCGTCTGGTCCAACAAGATTTAGTTTCTCTCAATATGGAAATTtaattctcaaactcattttaagtCCTTCAGATAAACTCGTAGTGCATGTGACCCTATAAGTTTCCGGTTATGTTGACCGTTCATAATTAAGCATTAATTATAAATTGATTATGAGTGGTTCCTAGTAATATATCATGACCCCCAATTGACCCAAAAATCATACGGTTGATTCCAAAATCACTTCTAAACCTTTCAGTAGTTACAGTGAGTTGTATCTCATTTATTTCACTTATCTTATATCCACTTAGTTTAGGACATGGTATATATGTCTGTCACCACTAGGTTGACTATGTTACATCTAGTCCAAGTAATACGTTCTCATCcaacggattcaaattacttgtacatgtgtCCAAGAACACAATATTCTTTACATATAAtattttggccaaagactttgagtaataatcctaagcGGTTATAGGGTATACGTCTTTCATAAGGAGTCGTGAATTCTTTGTTGGCTATCCACATACCTTCAGACActttaacttatacccaatcatcccagaGCTACACCTCCAAGGAGATGCTTGCTTAggatgttaaagtataagtctcAATGAACAAAGTGACTTGAATACCTCTAGTCGAAGGAAGCTCATAGTTAAACTGTAGTAAGAGTTTCATTGACATATTCGTATGtatagagaatcatatgaagtttTATAGCAAAATATTTCAATAAACTATTTATCATAACTATCTTCCATGTTTAATTCTCGACATCCAAATGTCTCCAGCCAATGAGGAACAACTACTTGGTTAAACCAAGAAATATAACTCATgttaatttcataaaattaatGATGACTGAATATATCAATTTATTGACTATGGAAGATTTTAATACATTTATAATTATATATGTAAAGATATTTACTAGTTGTTGCAtgctataaattatattatagaTATTCAGTAAATAAGTTCAATCACATATATTAAATATGTATACccaaataataaatatttatttattatataaataGTATAATCATAAAGTGATTATGTTAAAATACCTCTCACATAAAACAAACCTTTTGATCTCCATGTCCACTTGGCTTTTAACCAAGAGTTTGATTTCTGTTTTAATCTTTCCACGTGGAACCTTCCATTATTCACACCATAAATTAGTTTTAAATATTAACTAAttgatttataaaataaattatatgttagtaataaaaaaaattaagtacttttttaaataaaataaaaagcaaAATCAATAGAGATGACTAAGctaattgaaattttaaattcaacCATACTTATGAATAGGATCAATATCCATTAAATTTAACatcaaataaattcataattTTAATATAAGTTGAATAAAGTAAATTCTAAGTGCAGTTATAAATTtcattattatttgatttattgtACTACTTCTAAAAAATCTCATATAAAAGACCAAACGAACTATTAATaataattgaattatttttagataaattacagcagattattaatttatttttcgtaattttttatgaattttctgAAAATACATTTATAGAATCGCAGGATGGAGAAATTTGCCGCGGCATGAGTCGGCGCGTCGGCAGTTTGCCGCGGTTTTGAGACGCCGCCTCGTAGGATTTATCAAAATCCAACTCACTTGGGGCGGTTAGGCGCCTCGGTGGATTCAGCACAATCCAAAAGAATTGCCGCGGTTTTCAGTCGGCGCCACGCTGGGGATTCATCGAAATCCAACTCGCGACAGCGACAGCGACAGCGACAGCGACAGCTCGACATAGATTAGATCGTTAGGTGAGAGAAGCTTGTTGGAGCTGGAAGGTAGGACTTAGTTACTCAATTTTCTCAGAAGATGACACGTGTGATTCGCGTTAATCGATTTGGCTTCTCAATGCTATTTTGCTTCGTCTTATCCATCTCGTTCTCCTGCTTGCATTGCACTCCCACGAGTAAATCGATAGATTAGATGGTTAGGTGAGAGAAACTTGTTGGACCTGGAAAGTATTTCCGGTGAAATGGAACGGCATCAAGTTGTGTATTCACAGTTTAATTCTAACTAGGTAATCGGCTTGGCTTCTCACTTCTATTTTGCTTCGTCTTATCCATCTCGTCCCCGTGCCTTAGTTGTGTTCACAAACCGCGGTGGTTTGGTGGTTAATTTCGACGTAGAAGTCCATTCTAATTCACGATTATATTTTTCAAGATTGACGTCACCAATGCGCTGTTCTTTCCCTATTTCCTCGTGCTTCAATTCTCTATAAATCTCCATGGCGTCTCGGAAACCACTTCATCATCCAAATTCCAGACAACATCAGTAAAGTAAAGTAGTTCTTTTAGCTTCGCAAAAATGGCAGCTTTTGCTCTTTCGTCTCCCTCTAATTCCTTGTACAGATCTTCCTTCTCTCCGATCCCCACCAAAACAGCATCCGCTCCTCGATTCAGGGTCTCTGCCTCGGCCGCAGCGGCCATCGCCGCCCCGGAGGCGCCGGCCACCATGTACGACCTGCTCTCGGTGTCACACACCGCTGGCGCCAGCGAGATCCGCGCGGCGTACCGGCGGCTGGCCCTGCGGTGGCACCCGGACGCGTGCCGCTCGGCGGGGGAGGAGCGCTTCTACGCGGAGCGCTTCATCGAGGCGCGGGAGGCCTATGAGGTGCTCTCCGACCCCGCCAGCCGCCGCAGCTACGACCTCGCGCTCTCCGGCGACCGCTGGGCCGCAGCGGTCGGCGCTGGCCCGGCCTTCCGCGAGGGCCGCGGTCGGCGGCGAGAGGCCAGCGTGACGGTGTTCGGGAATTGGGACGCGCAGCTGGACGGGCTCCGACGGCGATCGGCCGTGACGGAGGCCGACGGGGAGGAGACTTGGGGTGGCCGCGTAAGGAGGGCCACCCGCGGCGCCGCGGAGACCGCTGTCTAAGTGGGGAGACTCCATGGCGCAGATCGGTATCAAATCGACGTCTCGATCGGATCAAGCGATGGATTGACATATTTGCCGGCGGCGGCGT is from Zingiber officinale cultivar Zhangliang chromosome 7B, Zo_v1.1, whole genome shotgun sequence and encodes:
- the LOC122005421 gene encoding chaperone protein dnaJ 20, chloroplastic-like, giving the protein MAAFALSSPSNSLYRSSFSPIPTKTASAPRFRVSASAAAAIAAPEAPATMYDLLSVSHTAGASEIRAAYRRLALRWHPDACRSAGEERFYAERFIEAREAYEVLSDPASRRSYDLALSGDRWAAAVGAGPAFREGRGRRREASVTVFGNWDAQLDGLRRRSAVTEADGEETWGGRVRRATRGAAETAV